Part of the Lolium rigidum isolate FL_2022 chromosome 6, APGP_CSIRO_Lrig_0.1, whole genome shotgun sequence genome, GGTTTCATGTTATTAGTATCATTGCACATTTAGAGataattttagaaaataggtttAGTTAACGCATAGATGATGGTAGCAAAATTACAAGCGTATAGCTAACTCACTAGGACTCCAAGTGCGGAGTAATGTAGAAACCTTATTCTTTCCCACAAAGGTGACTCGAAGGGTTTACGTTGAACTATTGTGGAAAGAGTGGTTATATCTCCTTATACTCTTAGAGTAACCTACAAATTCAAGTAAATagtttgtgtccccaactccaccgacgTGTTTGTTAGGAACATACACATCATGTAAGAAAGACAAAATATAATATTAATAAATTAAGAATTAAAACAAAGGTGTGTGCCGTAAAAACAGATATGTTGTTGTGGGAGTGGCAACACAATGCAGCAAGTCAATAAAGTGGTGCCAAGTATTTTTTTCCAGATATAACTAAAGATGAAAATTAAAAATCATGAAAAAATAATttaaaaggtgtttcttatggttTAAACAGAGCGGGGTTCATGGTTTCACTTAACCTCTCTCTCATTGACATGGTGTCACGAATATAGCTTCAAATAGCAAGTTAAAAGTGATAACAATATTAATTGTACCGATTGATACACATTCATATGGACATCACGTCCTAGCATAGAGATGAGAACACATATCTCACTAATACTCCCTTGGATCGGAAAACTCATCAAACCAAGTTCAGGACATAGCAGAGTATCACCTTTGAAACATTGACATGATACTGAACAACAATAAACTAACTTGAGCAAATAAGGACACCGATATTGTCACAAGATGAACAATACCATAGGTTTTCACTTATTCCTAGTGAGGTAGGAAATGTAAAAAAGCTTAGTAGCCCATAGATTTTGTGTCACTATCCGCATGGCACTACTAGAATACTCCATCAGACAAACACATCCCCGCATGGGTTCTTGCATAAAAGTTTGATCAGAACGTAGAATACATGAGCATGGTAACATATGCATCTATAATTACATTAGGAATATGCTTAACAATTGCATATCATACCTCATCTCTTTAACAAATGATCCACCATAGGGGTAACACAATTATGAGCACAATCCTATAAGGTAGCACATGTGGTTCTATTAGTAAAGTACATAGAGAGATGATACAAGCTAGTTCCaaaaacccatagtccaggggtagaatactccctcttcatcatgacaGTGATGGTGATGAAGTTGATGGAGGCGAAGGAGCGTCCGGGGCGATTCTGGCGGTGTTTCCCCCTCTAATCTTTGCATGATTGTCTCTGTTCCGGTGTTTTTACGTTTTGAATACGGATCCTCGCAACATCACAATTTCCAGCATATATATAGATGATTTTAGGTCAATATGACTATGTGGGCATGAAGAACGAGGAATATCAGCCAGCAAGGTGTCAAGTGGGCTCGATGGTGCGGCCTAGAAGGTGGGTTGCGACATTGGCCCTCCTAGTCGCCCATCTAGTCCACTATGGCCCTTGTTCTTCTCGCTCtgttaaatttcagaaaaaaaaactggCCTGCCAAAAATGTTGGGGTTCAGTTGACATCCGAATATCCATTAAACTCAAGAAACGCAAGATACGGGGGTTATGTTATGCACagttaaaaacaaaagaaagaaaactttgTGGAAAATCCCAAAAATCAATGTGAAACATGGTTTGAAACTCACATATTATATAGTTATGAGAGATAATTATATGATAAACTTTAAAGTTCATGGATACATTTTACATGTATCAATAGATAAGCTCATGgatacattttacatgcatcaatagATAAGGTTAGAAAATAACAAATGGACTACCAAAATTTAGACAATATTTCAATGCGTGTTTAGTACATTTTCACTTCAAACAACCAAATACCATGCATTTTCCTACTAATTCAATAAAAAAATACATATAACATTTTGAAGATATATCGGTGCTGTATCACTCTAACAGTCTAACTACATGCCATATTTGATGTATTCATAAAAAGTTCATACAATATTATGATGACAACTTAGTGAAAATTCAATAAAACTATCTGCAATATCTTAAGGACAACCCAGTGCATATTCACATCATATTATTCATTGCATTCTCCCTTGCATATTCAATACAAATAACATTTCAAGGACAACTTAGTCCATGTTCACTGCTCTATGAATTTAGTAAAATACATACAACATTTCAAACATACATTAGTGCATATTCAGTCAAAATACAAAGCATATTCACTACATATCGAGTGAAGATTCAAGGCACAACGTTGAGAATAATTTCAGTGCAATTGGATACATAAGTGCATTGAGAATCATTCGATATATAATTTCAACCATACAAACAAAATCTTGTCCAATTCAAAGGATTACAAATGGCCAATTCAAACTAGGTTTCAGATGCACTATTAGCCTTCAGTTTTCAATATTTAGTAGCACTAAAATTCAGTATGCACACTTCAGAAATCGGAACCACCGACTGGCCACGTCCAGTTACCTCTATGAAATTGTGTGCACCGTCATGAAACGTTGGCGGGCTAATGTTATAGACCCTATTGGCTCAACAAGCAGGATAACTAGGACGCTTTTTGGCCATCCCATGGTCATTTTGTGACTCGAGGTCACTGATGCTAGAGATATTGTCAAGGACCTACTCGATAAACCTGGGCATGGGTAGTCCAACCTAGCCTGGTGGGGCTTGCATGTAGAGCCAGGCTTGGGCCTAACTCTCGAGCATGAACGTCAAGCCAGGCATTTGCTTACAAATTGACTTATTTAGGAAGGACTTGAGTATGGCATTTCCATGTTCGGTCGGGATCGGGCTTGATTTATAGGCCCAATGGTTGGGTTGCGCGGATTGGGCCTCTAGGTTTCAGCAACgtttttttttggcatggcctAAGTCTGCTCTGAACCGAGTATTGCTAAGGTGTACTTTTCAGCATGAATGATGGTCGGGTGCTTGTGGATTAGCCGATACGATGCGGTGTGATGATTGGAACTTCCGCTTCGTAGAACTTTGGAATGGTGCATGTATCTTTCCATAGGATCTTTGCATGGATGATGGTCCACTTGTTTCTCGGTGGCAAAATCTTCACCAGCTTGCCATCGAGGTTGTTGACAACCCCTTCTGTTCCGAGAGGATATCTAAGTTCTGCTAGGAGAGAAAACTCATTTTCTCGTTGCACCACTCGAAAGAACGAGAAGAGTGTTCCGCTCGCAATCAGAGGTAGAGACGAACCTACAGAGAAATCCACCGGTGTCGTGCATACTTCAACCATCACTACCTTCCGACGAATTCTGGACTTAGCCCTTAGCATCGCCACGAAGTCCGCTTGCCACATGCCGGACCGTGTCCGAAGCACAGCCGCCATGAGAGGATGGTGTAGAACTCCTCGCGAACATGTGTGAGGTGCATGTATATAGGTGAGTGTATGAGGGATTGAGCGTGTATACGAGTGTCTACGTTTTAACCGTGTTtctaaaaaacataaaaaatgttTGAGTGACACGTGCGATTTAAAAATTTATATAAAACGGTATAGCACGATTTTGTTGGACCCTTTGTTGCTAAGCAACGACCCAACGCGGTCTGCCCAAGAGTCGGTTGATAGCGATTGATCAAGGATATGCATGACGTCCTTGTACCGAATGGAGAGAAACCACGGAGGGGGCATCTGGAAAATTCGCCGCAACGGACTCTATTTATACGCGCCCCCCATTTTGAACCCCGAACCAGAAACCATACCAAAATACGACAGACAAGAGAAAAACTTTGCAGTTGCAACGCTTCTCTTGTTCTCTCTCTAATCTGAAGCTCCAGGAAGACAAAATACCCAAATCAGAAAAGAAGACGAAAATACCATCAAAGAACAAGGCGAAAATTCCCAAATCCTCCATTTCCAATCCGCCCCGCTTCGCGTCTCTCCAGCCCAAAAGCGCTCCGAGAGAGAACATCAGAAAACGTGATTTAGCGACGATGGTGGCGATCGAGAACCAGAGCCAGGTGCAGAGGCCGGCGGAGCCGGCGAGGATCCCCAAGGAGGCGCGGCGGCTGCTGCACGACCTGGCGGCGGCGTGGCCCAACGTGGCGGACTGCCgggcgctggaggtggtgccgctCAAGGGCGCCATGACCAACGAGGTGTACCAGGTGCGCtggctcaccggcggcggcgaggcgctcAAGGAGAGGGAGGTGAGGAAGGTGCTGGTCCGGGTATACGGCGACGGCGTggagctcttcttcgaccgccAGGACGAGCTGCGCACCTTCGAGTGCATGTCCCGCCACGGCCAGGGCCCCCGCCTCCTCGGCCGCTTCCCCAACGGCCGCGTCGAGGAGTTCATCCACGCACGGGTACGTGCACATGAACACACACACCGCGTCTATTTTCTCGTTTTAAACCAGGACCATTTCAGCAGTGGTCTGCTCTGTTTCTCTGCGGATTTCTTGAATTACCCCAGTTTCTGGGCGTTTGTTGCCACTTTCGTTTTTCTACGAACTAAATTATTCAGTTAGTTTTGATGCGCTGCTGTTTGGTCAAATTTGGAAAGTTTAGTGCTGGTAAAGTTAACTGGGATCCGGGAGTGGACAATTTGTTCTTGTCAAATTGAAGTAGAGTATGTCAGCTGGACTTAAAGTCTTAAACTGATGCTTTCTTGTCTCGTCAGTAAATTCGTGGTGCAAATTCAATAGCTGATGATATTGTATAGTGCTTCTTAAAAATTACTTGAATTTGTGAATAGTCGATGTCATATAATTGGGCAACGAAGAAAGTTGCGGAGCCTCTCTTTGGGAAAACCATAGCCTGAAAGCAATTGATTGGACTTCAGAAAGTTAGACAGATGACTTAGGTGGCAGAACTAGCACAGTTGGTGGTAAAGTTTTTTTTTGGATCAAAGGCCACAAGGCCcgacgttaaattaataacgccacaACGGCGACAAGGTACAAagagctgaacccagcttacaacacacacccacacacccacacgagttGCCAACATGGCTACAACCGGAACCTCGAACGGTGATCACGACCCTTACGAAGCCTACGAAGATTCGGAGAAGACACCGGACAgcaacagtgtcgggccggagctcaccctaAAGCGAGCCAACGAACACGCACGCCGTCAACAGAACTCTCCGCCGCGGGCAGCGCCACCAGTGGCCGACCACCACTGTGCATCGACCACCACCGATCGAACCCCAACAAGCAGCACCATGAAAACCCAACGAGGAAGCAGGGCAGCacgcaagccttgccgaaggtCGCCAAGCGAAGAGCCAACGACATCTGAAGAAACACTGGTAAACTCCAAgacgatgtcttcaagaagaACACGACACGAGCGCGCCGTCACCGCCCAATCcgtagatcttgggttttcacccggagcacctTGCTCGACGAATACCGCGCCTCAGCCACACCACCAACGGAGAGCCGCACAATGTGGACTCCAaggcggtgtcttcaagaagatcacGGCACgagagcgccgccaccgcccgatccgaggatcttgggctttcacccggagcaTGTAGAAGGACAGGGAGAAGCCTCaacaacgccttcaagaagggaacggcgtccgcggacgtcgccgtcgtggcccgggtgggcaagggtttcccctcggcGAACTCTCCCCGCCTTCTATCCAGCACACCGACCGCCGGAGCGGTCGATCCACTGCCACCGCACGCAGCTCGCCGGCCACCACGTCGCccccgcgaccatggtttccggcCAGCTCCAGAGCCACTGGCACGCCCGCCAACCAAAATGGCTCCCACcgaccagggccgccgccccggaacCTAACTCTGAGCACGGCAAGCTGCTACGCACAGAAGACACCATCGTGAGGGCCGCAGACGCCGACCAAGGACTCCGGGCCGCCGTAGCACCGCCGCCGACCCACTGGAAAGAGCACCCCCTGATCGACCACCAAACCGCCCCCGAGGCGGCCGGAGCACGCAGATCTGGGCAGAGATGGTTGGGCTCGAAGGGCCCGGGCCCCTGCCCGGCCCGAATCGAGGCGGCCAGACCCGATCTGGATCCGCACAGCCCACAGCATGCAGGTCTCCTCCATGGTCGGCCGGACGAGCGCCGTTGCCCACCACGCCTTGCCGAGCTGGACCTCCACCCGACGTCGCCGCGCATCACCAGGCCGCCGCGCGCAGagctcgcgccgcccgccgccgaccACTCCGGGGAGCAACCGCCGCGAGCACGCACAAGCCATGCAGCCACCACGCCGTTGCAGAAACCGCGCCGCCGCACCCCACACCAGCACGACGCCCTCGCCGGCCGCGCCAGCCCGCGTCGCCGCCACCGcacgagggggagagaggggccccgccgccgccggcgccgcacgGGCTTCGCCCGGCGACGCGctgaggcggcggcgaggaggaggggaaggGGAGGAGGGAGACGAGGGGGGGCGCCGCCGGGAGCCCCAGGCCGCCCGCGGGAGCGGCTAAGGGGCTAGGGTTTTCTCaaagattgtcaaaaaaaaacacAGAGTTATCAAGGTACACTTTCACAACGCTCTCAGTTGGTGGTAAAGTTAGCTTGGAATGAAGTAGCTTGAGCAGTGTGCATGGTCTAGTTCCCTTTCTAAGCCCCTTTGAAATGTGACTCATGCTATAGCCAAAGGATGAGAGGCCGCCGTAGCACGTTCTGGATTCTTCAGTTCACTTTACTATGTGATCAGTTGAAATCTCTATTCCATTGATTATTTCTTGTCACGTCAATAAAATTGTGGTGCAAAGTCAATGAGTGATGATGTTGTATAGTGCTTCttgaaaaacaaaaatgaaattaAAATGAAAACATGAGGTTATTGAATTTGTCAAATAGTCGATGACATATAATTGGACATGCGACGAAAGGGAATGTCTCTCTTGGAAAAGCCATAGCCTGAAAGCAATTGATTGGACTTCAGAAAGTAGGACAGATCACTAAGGTGACAGAACTAGCCGAATTGGTGGCGAAGTTCTAGAACGAGGTAGCTTAGGCAATACTATATGTATGGTCCTGTTCCCTTTGTAGGTCCCCTTTAAATTGTGAATTGTGTTACAGCTAAAAATTAGAGTGTGCCACAAAACTTTTCTTCATTCTTCAGTTCACTTCGTTATTTGTGTCGCTCTCATAAAAGAGAGTATCTTATGCGGTTTTCTCGATCGGGAGAACGAAAAGGCTTGGGAATGGAATACAGTTCAATGCTATCAGAACTTTTTGCCTAAAGTTATCAAGGTGGCCAGAACCTAAACTGTACATCTTTTATGCTAGTAAACACAAGCTAATGCAATCCTTTTTTCAGACATTGTCAGCTCACGACCTACGCGATCCTGAAGTTTCAGCTCTGGTCGCTGTAAAACTGAGGGAATTCCATAACCTTGATATGCCTGGTCCCAAGCATGTGCTCCTTTGGGACAGACTGAAGTAaggacaattttttttttttgaataaattgtCTACCAAGCTTATAAGTTAGAGATAACTGCAAGTTACAACTTATGACATTGGTACTTAACCTGGTTGCGTTTGTCAAGGAACTGGCTCAAAACTGCCAAGAACCTCTGCCCAACTGACCAAGCCAACGAACTACGCTTGGATAGCCTGGAGAACGAGATCAACACACTGGAGAAAGAATTCTCAGGGGATTACCACCACTTGATTGGTTTCTGCCACAACGATCTTCAGTATGGCAACATCATGATAGATGAAGAGACCAACATGCTGACCATCATTGTGAGTTCTGTGCATCCACTTACAGTTCCTTATAAAAATTACTTATTTCCTTGTATTAGAAGCATTCTAGCCTGGTGTGTGCCAACTATGTACAAATATGCAAATGGGGAATCTCTTGCACGTTGGTAGGTACAACTTCCAAGTTTTTCTTCCATCCAAACTATCCTTCAGTTTTGTTCCCTTACCCGTCGACATTCTAAGGTGTCACGCCTCTTCTAAAAGCAGAGTTTTAGTCTTGTAGACTACGTACTACTGCATGAAGAATCGATGCTTTCGTTTCTTGTAGTTTCTGCTGTGTACACCAACCTCTCATGGCAGTTGCTTAGGGAAATCTGAAATTTTATCCCACCTTGTAACTAACTGTCAGATAACCTAAATATATATGGAAAGTTGGTTTTAGCTTATTTTGTCTCCTCTTTTGTGGTTACTACAGGACTACGAGTATGCAAGCTTCAATCCAGTTGCGTATGATATCGCCAACCATTTCTGCGAAATGGCAGCAGACTACCATTCAGAAAAACCTCACATACTGGACTACAGTAAATATCCAGGTACTGCATTTCCCAATTCTTGCAAAAGGACTGATGCATGCAAGTTCTGCTTGTACTTCTTTTTTCAACCTGCAGCATAGCTTATTTCCTATTTTCTAATCTGCCAGATGTTGATGAGCAGAGACGTTTCGTGAAGAACTACCTGAGCACTTCTGGTAAGTATAAACTCCATTATTTGGTTTGAGTATCTGATGATCTCTTTGGCACTAATTAGTACAATACTATTGAGCAGGCGAGGAAGCTGAAACCGAAGAAGTGGAGAATCTGCTCCAGATTGTTGAGAAGTACACACTCGCCAGTCATCTTTTTTGGGGCCTCTGGGGAATAATATCGGTGAGTTCATAACCCGGTTCCACAGTCGTGTCGGTTTAAACTTTAAACACATCTCTAGAGACTTTCTAACTTCCATTTTCTTACAGGATCATGTCAACGATATCGACTTCGATTACCAAGAGTACGCAAGGCAGAGATTCGAGCAGTACTGGCAGAAGAAGCCTGCCGTCCTATCTTTGTGAATAAACACATGGCTTCAGGAACTCCCTGAGGGCCTCTGCTGCACATAAGCCTGTGCAGAGTTACTGACGCACATCCCCTGGCTGCTGGGACAGGACAGGAAAGAtgtgaaggaagaagaagattacAAAGAAGAAGTAGAAACCCGTTTCGGGATCAGTACTCATTCCGGAACATCATAAGGTTCAGCTTCAAGAAGGGAGCTGTATTTTGTTGCTTGTTTATAGCCTGAACGCAACGAGGATAAAGCTCCATTTTGTATGTTGGGTTTGCTAAGACCGCTGGTTGTGTTAGTGTTGTTGTATCACTAGTTCAAGTATATTCGACGGAAAATTTATGTATAACACACCTCGTATATTATAGAAAAGTAAAATTGAGAACTTGATTTTGAGTGTACTAGATTGGAGATAGCACCtccattgttgtaatatatgcaTGATTGAACTGCTGAGAGTTTGAAACGATATAGTACTATCGTTTTGGTTCTCGATAATAGGATACTGTTGTttgttttttcgaaatggaggcctAGCCCCAGCCTATGCATCGGTTGATGCATGCAGCTTTGTATTGCCTTGTTAAAAAATCCAAGTCTTAGAGTAGATTACATCAGCTTTGTATTGCCTTGTTAAAAAATCCAAGTCTTAGAGTAGATTACATCATGGATTACACTGGGTCGATACATGTATCAACCATGTAAAGAAACTAGAAAACATGATATGACATTTTGTATAAATCTCGAGCAACCATCTCCATTCGATTTCACCCAGTAATCAAATCATCTCGCTTCTTCGTTGGTTATAGGAAGGACCACATATGGATTCAATGAGTAGCCAACGGTATTACCTGCATAAAAGAAGTAGATTTTGCATTGTTAAAGATATAATCATTTTGTATGTTCCAAATGGCCCAAAGTAAAGCACAAACAACAACTCAGATTTGTACTTTATTTTTCTTCTCAACACCCGCTAACCAGTTTCCAAACAAATTTGTAATGTTGGCGGATGGAATAatattaagggatttctattttcatgcccctagttcgttagttgtactcagttttccccagccccttagtttttcctcagttttcccctcctctagtttgaaacacgcacaagtgatgaaacggccggtagccgtcaggtaagaggccttgaccgttagtctgaccgggtggggctgcacaggggcagctcctccctgaccgtctcgtgctgatgggtagggtcaggagacacgtcggagcagccattcaTCTATGGCCGACGTGTGGGccattttatttcatgattttatacgcggtgctgccaatgacaaatggggccgctctatagggctgccgcagccaatgaccagtggggtcgtatatttttcaggaaaagacatatattgccgctctgtggggctgccgcacccAATGACCAGtgaggtcgtctatttatttagagaaaatcatatattgccgctctgtggggcctccgcagccaatgaccagtggggtcgtctatttttcaggaaaagacatatattgcccctctctggggctgccgcagccaaagaccagtggggtcgtctatttatttagagaaaatcatatattgccgctctgtggggcctccgcaaccaatgaccagtggggtcgtctatttttcaggaaaagacatattctGTGGGGCtgcgccgcagccaatgaccagtggggtcgtctatttattttgagaatatcatagagagaagcaacaagtttgctaattaattattcttaagctagaccgatcattagtcaccggagaaccgttggcagctcgttccccaccgtcggacggagcagccatcgctggcgcctcgtcgcgccgccggctctatcccccggcggcgtcggacggactgcggcgctacacgtcaaccacggctccagcacttgttccGTCCGcatgcattgtacccaccgcaggaaattcCGCCGCAAGCAGATTCGCTGCCTACGACgatcgggatttgttccgcgcaccaatttgtagtatagcttggtaagacctccgcttctgcctcccccgccccctaatcgattcggttcccgtaatttattggagtttgcaggtacgaaatagtcctcaatgtctggtcgtagcgggtacaccggcgagggtggggattcgatcatgtcgtggccacgttctacttctcctacctcgtcggaagtgcaggtatctagcttgagctctctgtagtaccgttgaatttgaagtgccgccatggcctgttggagtgatttcagttgttcttttttccattattgttacagttagccaggcaagccgatgatccatggtacattgcataccaagatgaatcaacccagtggtgtagccagaggatggatttggaggagaacgtggccaatttaggtgatgaattggcccgtaaaaacctgatgatattcgagctgaagcgtactgtggaggaagaaaagaagaattcagagcttattcgcaaggagaagttgagagttaagacagatcttgccgtatttgatcaagtggtagaaaatctagaacatgaacttcaagtgatgggagaggagaaaagtagattcatctgggcagttttattaggtgtcatccctatcctagcagttatgtggttcttgtagacgatttagtatagagttgttattcagtagatggctctaaccactgtattttgttgtggctctaagcactgtattttggcgtacaatttcctagttgtgctaagtaatgcgcaccaTAATTTTAGCAtgaatgaacattttataaaagtgaagggatcccaaaagtgaaagcatgtaccagtctcccggatcaaatacatatcaatatcttcccaatcaagttgggatagaattcaaatcatacatacggatgtacatggacacactaagaacgtggagaagcttttttgagatggaggtagtagttcgaacaattgtatcccaattggaaattgaaaaatacaaatttatcataatttatcccaatttgcggcgtcgaacacggccgcgcagcgatgggcaagaaaggccgggacgacgagcggctgaggggtggtcatctgcgccatccgccatTGAAGCGATGttgtcggcgatggcttcaatgttcgtggcatcgatgaccactgtcggaaccgcccctatcttggtgtacttcatcagcgacggatctgcggagggctgggtcggcggctttgcagcgcggttgtagatgatggcttcaatcgtcttggcatcgattcgcactctcggcgccgtcgaagcgatgttgtaggcgatggcttcaatgttcgtggcatcgatgaccactgtcggcacggccgccgtcttgtggtccttcatcagcaacggatctgaggagggcaacggaagtgagacatcaacaggctccgacattgaatgctggatctgcgccgtcgaagcgatgttgtaggcgatggcttcaatgttcgtggcatcgatgaccactgtcggcatggctgccgtcttggtgttcttcatcattcaacagatctgagaagagaaacgaaagtgagacaaagagagacatttcaactatttctgacggttagatcctcaccggcactcttagatccacgcagcacgcacggttagatccgcgccgccgcacgcacggttagatccgcaccTCCGCACGCCGCCACACGCACGGTTAGatacgcgccgccgcacgccgccgcacgcacggttagatccgcgccgccgcgaccaccggagtaagagaggaaataggagagaggaagatgcgactggaatatgcgactgccagggttggtaggtatgtgctctgctcttctctccgtatgcgtccatcgtggtagagagagatatacaggacgtccgatcataaatgatcgaacggtgcaagcgttcattgagctttcaaccaaccaagatccgtgtgacatacatctcgaccaatcagagatcagccagtgagtacaagttaggaaaactgagtagaactaagagggggaaagtgaggaaatgtttatcggaagggcaaaactgagtaggactgagtaaaacaagtgggcccggagggggaaaactgagtaacactaagtaaaacaggggcacccaaataataaagggactaagggaaattgaagcttttggcataaaaattgtaaaattgtgttatttgaacaatatattacattttggccgacgtgatactgtttgcaattcaaagatacacaagtgtgacgaatttggtctcatttggacaaagtttgtaagcatagtgggtatttgggaggtgtattgagcagaaagccctgcatcttcatagctagtagctcatggactaggaagtgattttgaagcttttggcataaaaacttcatatctctatatttccttttccattattatttgtctaggttgtaggtaacataacaagactccatgggaaggttccaccatgttttgaattatttgaattaaaccctaaaccctaaaaccctaaaaccctaaaccttagagaaaatgataaatgtggcttaaatgtggcatacaaattcaaattgttcaacacaaaggcatccccaatacaaagggaaccccaatacaaattgttcaacacaaagggatccccaatacaaagggaaccccaatacaaattgttcaacacaaagggatccccgatacaaagggaaccccaatacaaattgttcatacaaattcaaattattcaacacaaaggcatccccaatacaaaggaaaccccaatacaaattgttcatacaaattcaaattagttgttcagaataaaatctttctcttgctcctggtgtgactagctggggccaccaccttactccaggtaaccctaccagggatattaccggtgtctaccttccttttgccctctttcttgttcttcttcttctgcgaagcttgtgctttttcttctgccatcagCTCTTCGAAGTGAGCACTAGTCTGGGCCATACCACTTTCGAAGCAATCTCGATTATACTGT contains:
- the LOC124660077 gene encoding probable choline kinase 1; its protein translation is MVAIENQSQVQRPAEPARIPKEARRLLHDLAAAWPNVADCRALEVVPLKGAMTNEVYQVRWLTGGGEALKEREVRKVLVRVYGDGVELFFDRQDELRTFECMSRHGQGPRLLGRFPNGRVEEFIHARTLSAHDLRDPEVSALVAVKLREFHNLDMPGPKHVLLWDRLKNWLKTAKNLCPTDQANELRLDSLENEINTLEKEFSGDYHHLIGFCHNDLQYGNIMIDEETNMLTIIDYEYASFNPVAYDIANHFCEMAADYHSEKPHILDYSKYPDVDEQRRFVKNYLSTSGEEAETEEVENLLQIVEKYTLASHLFWGLWGIISDHVNDIDFDYQEYARQRFEQYWQKKPAVLSL